In Janthinobacterium sp. J1-1, a single genomic region encodes these proteins:
- the gcvH gene encoding glycine cleavage system protein GcvH, giving the protein MNIPADLKYTASHEWVRLEADGTATVGITEYAQDALGDIVFVELPDVGATFNAGDDAAVVESVKAASDIYAPVAGEVTAVNDDVVNAPESINADAYANWLFKIKPADVSSLDGLLDAAAYGAATGE; this is encoded by the coding sequence ATGAACATTCCTGCAGACCTGAAGTACACCGCCTCCCACGAATGGGTACGCCTGGAAGCGGACGGCACGGCCACCGTCGGCATCACCGAGTACGCACAGGATGCACTGGGCGATATCGTGTTCGTCGAACTGCCTGACGTCGGCGCCACCTTCAACGCCGGCGACGACGCCGCCGTGGTGGAATCGGTCAAGGCCGCCAGCGACATCTACGCGCCAGTCGCCGGCGAAGTCACGGCCGTCAACGACGACGTCGTCAACGCGCCTGAATCGATCAACGCCGACGCCTACGCCAACTGGCTGTTCAAGATCAAGCCAGCCGACGTGTCGTCGCTGGACGGCCTGCTGGACGCCGCCGCGTACGGCGCCGCCACCGGCGAGTAA
- the gcvT gene encoding glycine cleavage system aminomethyltransferase GcvT: MTLNATPLNNAHRASGARMVDFGGWDMPVNYGSQIEEHHAVRSDAGMFDVSHMCVVDIEGPNVRAFLRGLLANNVDKLQVAGKALYSCMLNAEGTVIDDLIVYFFNENWFRLVVNAGTAEKDVAWMQQQNTATNSGLTITERRSANNPMALVAVQGPNARARVWQVLPQTQAASEAIKPFNAVIVKDTPFGEVMLARTGYTGEDGFEIGVAASQVEALWNALAAAGVKPAGLGARDTLRLEAGMNLYGQDMDESVNPLDAGLAWTIDLVSERDFIGKSALVAKGQNAQFVGLILREKGGVLRAHQKVIVAGNEAAGEITSGTFSPSMQEAIALARVPNGVNVGDTVHVEIRGKQLAASVVKLPFVRNGKILVA, encoded by the coding sequence ATGACGCTCAACGCAACCCCACTCAACAACGCCCACCGTGCCAGCGGCGCCCGCATGGTCGATTTCGGCGGCTGGGACATGCCTGTCAACTATGGTTCGCAAATCGAAGAACATCACGCCGTGCGCAGCGACGCCGGCATGTTCGACGTGTCGCACATGTGCGTGGTCGATATCGAAGGCCCGAACGTGCGCGCCTTCCTGCGCGGCCTGCTGGCCAACAATGTCGACAAGCTGCAAGTGGCGGGCAAGGCGCTGTACTCGTGCATGCTGAATGCCGAAGGCACCGTCATCGATGACCTGATCGTCTACTTCTTCAACGAAAACTGGTTCCGCCTGGTGGTCAACGCCGGCACGGCCGAAAAAGACGTGGCCTGGATGCAGCAGCAAAACACCGCCACCAACAGCGGCCTGACGATCACCGAGCGCCGCAGCGCGAACAATCCGATGGCGCTGGTCGCCGTGCAGGGCCCGAACGCGCGCGCCAGGGTATGGCAGGTACTGCCGCAGACGCAAGCCGCGTCCGAAGCGATCAAGCCCTTCAACGCCGTCATCGTCAAGGACACGCCATTCGGCGAAGTGATGCTGGCGCGTACCGGCTACACGGGCGAAGACGGTTTTGAAATCGGCGTGGCGGCAAGCCAGGTCGAAGCGCTGTGGAACGCGCTGGCGGCTGCCGGCGTCAAGCCGGCCGGCCTCGGCGCGCGCGATACCCTGCGCCTGGAAGCGGGCATGAATCTGTACGGCCAGGACATGGACGAAAGCGTCAATCCGCTCGACGCCGGCCTGGCCTGGACCATCGACCTGGTCAGCGAGCGCGACTTTATCGGCAAATCCGCTTTGGTCGCCAAAGGCCAGAACGCGCAATTCGTCGGCCTGATCCTGCGTGAAAAAGGCGGCGTGCTGCGCGCCCATCAAAAAGTCATCGTGGCTGGCAATGAAGCCGCCGGCGAGATCACCAGCGGTACTTTCAGCCCATCGATGCAGGAAGCGATCGCGCTGGCGCGCGTGCCGAACGGCGTCAATGTCGGCGACACCGTGCACGTGGAAATCCGCGGCAAGCAACTGGCCGCGTCGGTAGTCAAGCTGCCTTTCGTGCGCAACGGTAAAATCCTGGTTGCGTAA